A genomic window from Mesorhizobium sp. 131-2-1 includes:
- a CDS encoding cysteine hydrolase family protein encodes MIKAIPFDFPYDGRLVPEHTALLVIDLQEDFLSPTGYFARKGYDPSPLRAILPAVNRLIAAARAAGLTIVHTRQGYRADMADMTPYEKWRRKRAGLDGTDILLRSSPGFQIVADIEVEPRDIVVDKTCNGAFTYTDLELVLRARGISHLLFTGCTTDVCVHTTLREACDRNFQCLTISDACASGDRRAHQAALHMVTVEDGVFGALADSDAVIEALARLAGKPR; translated from the coding sequence ATGATCAAGGCGATCCCGTTCGATTTTCCCTATGACGGCCGGCTGGTGCCGGAACACACCGCGTTGCTGGTTATCGACCTGCAGGAGGATTTCCTGTCGCCGACGGGCTATTTCGCCAGAAAGGGATATGACCCTTCGCCGCTCAGGGCGATCCTGCCGGCGGTCAACCGCCTGATCGCGGCAGCCCGCGCCGCCGGCCTGACCATCGTGCACACCAGGCAAGGCTACCGCGCCGACATGGCCGACATGACGCCCTACGAGAAATGGCGCCGCAAGCGGGCGGGCCTCGACGGCACCGACATACTGCTGCGCTCCAGCCCGGGCTTCCAGATCGTCGCCGACATCGAGGTCGAGCCGCGGGACATCGTCGTCGACAAGACCTGCAACGGCGCCTTCACCTATACCGACCTCGAACTGGTCCTGCGCGCACGCGGCATCTCGCATCTTCTGTTCACCGGCTGCACCACCGACGTCTGCGTGCACACCACGCTGCGTGAGGCCTGCGACCGCAACTTCCAGTGCCTGACAATCTCCGATGCCTGCGCCAGCGGCGACAGACGGGCGCATCAGGCTGCACTGCACATGGTGACGGTGGAGGACGGCGTCTTCGGCGCTCTCGCTGATTCAGACGCCGTCATCGAGGCGCTTGCGCGGCTTGCCGGCAAACCGCGCTGA